A window from Bacteroidota bacterium encodes these proteins:
- a CDS encoding ferredoxin, producing the protein MDSRQSSTSSQFGPKGTLGQLHKAALEYDMEVKAQDQIAFYLTGQHNGSGLKPLEQGYRPALFARYADLSALRYDFPIVLNTDGSPDRAILSLSGLVDDAVEALDDKDRDRVAQQGYQIEREVRKELSHLGGRTNGTTTDFKALWNAAATRLALEDLTVADSAKRLWDLFKARGELVDVEFALPSRAARHVWSVVQASKTKAFRAKADRLLLKLHGILDAELASSDRGRSPERLKAGIAAQDGTSFATTFDFDLMSRLLIEAKPGIALSESRRKRIQGVIDVLEGQRFYEAPRSQVAQDAKVHSFVFYNCADALQAYKERRREAVDLLKALAIAELEVNGEYRESGKAIDTDSTGAPSHDSIFEDFGIGGLDASLLATLPDYLVCKNSSELSAEESLQIVEALSTGLPIRVVVQTDDLLEPSAIGRATLAVPERHLALASRSRQMLDTAISLTDVFVLQSSASQLFRLRDALLRGMSYSGPAFFSVFSGSTGHNGDVPAYLVAAAAVESRAFPTIVFDPAAGADWATRLVIDDNPSPEDGWPVHAFEYESATHQSCTEQVAFTLADFIAMDDRFREHFAIVPEGDWNDAMIAIPESLRLKPQSLPNSVPFITLIDSGSRMMRAIVNRRAFEETRRSQNLWRSLQELGGINNSHAALAERLAEARAEERHAEQIRALGAAPALTVQPVIEPTAAPAQPVMVAEVAVAIVEESHGDDPYIETSRCTTCNECTQVNNKMFAYNAEKQAHIADPSAGTFRQLVEAAEGCQVSIIHPGKPRNPKEPGLEDLLIRAAQFN; encoded by the coding sequence ATGGACTCGAGGCAGAGTTCGACAAGTTCACAATTTGGCCCGAAGGGCACGCTCGGGCAACTGCATAAGGCCGCATTGGAGTATGACATGGAAGTGAAAGCTCAAGATCAGATCGCGTTCTACCTCACAGGCCAGCATAATGGCTCAGGACTCAAGCCGCTGGAGCAAGGCTATCGACCGGCGTTGTTTGCGCGTTATGCGGACCTCAGCGCACTCCGCTACGATTTCCCGATCGTGCTCAACACGGATGGATCGCCAGATCGCGCCATTCTCTCGCTCAGTGGACTCGTGGACGATGCCGTCGAGGCACTAGATGATAAAGATCGCGACCGCGTCGCACAGCAGGGCTACCAAATCGAACGCGAAGTGCGCAAAGAATTGTCCCACCTCGGCGGGCGCACGAATGGCACAACGACCGATTTCAAGGCGCTTTGGAACGCGGCGGCAACCCGGCTGGCCCTCGAAGACCTAACCGTTGCGGACTCCGCCAAACGATTATGGGACCTGTTCAAAGCACGAGGTGAACTTGTGGATGTGGAGTTCGCATTGCCTTCCCGTGCGGCGCGCCATGTGTGGAGCGTAGTCCAGGCGAGCAAGACCAAAGCGTTTCGCGCAAAGGCCGATCGACTCCTGCTGAAGCTTCACGGCATTCTGGATGCCGAACTCGCAAGTTCCGACCGAGGCCGCTCGCCCGAGCGCCTCAAGGCTGGGATCGCAGCGCAAGACGGAACATCGTTCGCAACGACGTTTGATTTCGATCTGATGTCGCGCCTCCTGATCGAGGCGAAACCGGGTATCGCACTTTCCGAGTCTCGCCGCAAACGGATCCAGGGTGTCATTGACGTACTCGAAGGGCAGCGATTTTACGAGGCGCCACGCAGCCAGGTCGCCCAGGACGCCAAGGTCCATAGCTTCGTGTTCTACAACTGTGCTGATGCTTTGCAGGCCTACAAAGAGCGCCGTCGCGAAGCCGTCGATCTGCTGAAGGCTCTCGCAATCGCGGAGTTGGAAGTCAATGGCGAATACCGCGAATCAGGAAAGGCGATCGACACTGATTCTACCGGCGCTCCATCGCACGACTCGATCTTCGAGGATTTTGGAATCGGTGGGCTCGACGCCAGTCTTCTCGCAACGTTGCCGGACTATCTGGTATGCAAGAACAGCTCGGAGCTCAGCGCCGAAGAGTCGTTGCAGATTGTAGAAGCGTTATCAACGGGACTTCCGATTCGAGTCGTCGTTCAAACGGACGACTTACTTGAGCCATCGGCGATCGGACGAGCAACACTCGCCGTACCGGAGCGACATCTTGCCCTGGCATCGCGCTCCCGCCAAATGCTTGACACCGCGATCAGTTTGACCGATGTATTCGTGCTGCAATCGAGTGCATCGCAGTTGTTCCGTTTGCGGGACGCATTACTGCGCGGCATGTCGTACAGCGGCCCAGCATTCTTCAGTGTGTTCTCAGGCTCGACCGGTCATAATGGAGACGTGCCCGCGTACCTTGTTGCTGCAGCCGCAGTGGAGTCGCGAGCGTTTCCGACGATCGTCTTCGATCCCGCCGCTGGCGCGGACTGGGCGACCCGGCTTGTCATTGATGATAATCCCAGCCCCGAGGATGGCTGGCCAGTGCATGCGTTCGAATACGAGAGCGCAACGCATCAATCATGCACGGAGCAAGTCGCATTTACACTCGCTGACTTTATCGCGATGGATGACCGCTTCCGAGAGCATTTCGCGATCGTGCCTGAGGGCGATTGGAATGATGCGATGATCGCGATTCCCGAATCGCTTCGACTAAAACCCCAGAGTCTTCCAAACTCAGTACCGTTCATCACGCTCATTGACAGTGGATCCCGTATGATGCGGGCCATTGTCAATCGCCGTGCATTCGAAGAGACGCGTCGATCCCAGAACTTATGGCGCAGTCTGCAAGAGTTGGGTGGGATTAACAACTCACACGCTGCACTCGCGGAACGCCTCGCCGAGGCGCGCGCCGAGGAGCGACATGCCGAGCAGATCAGGGCACTCGGTGCCGCGCCTGCATTAACAGTACAGCCTGTGATAGAGCCAACTGCGGCTCCCGCGCAACCAGTGATGGTTGCCGAAGTTGCTGTCGCTATAGTTGAAGAAAGTCACGGCGACGACCCATACATCGAGACATCCCGATGCACCACGTGTAATGAGTGTACGCAGGTCAACAACAAGATGTTTGCCTATAACGCAGAGAAGCAGGCCCACATCGCCGACCCGAGCGCCGGTACGTTCCGCCAATTGGTCGAAGCGGCCGAAGGCTGCCAGGTCTCCATCATTCATCCGGGAAAACCTCGCAACCCGAAGGAGCCGGGATTGGAAGATCTGCTGATCCGCGCCGCGCAGTTCAATTAA
- a CDS encoding thiamine pyrophosphate-dependent enzyme, whose protein sequence is MNELNVLNGANGASMVAPMAAPINVNDCLLQLYEEHYELEDYQKGVPRWCTGCGDNAILTAVQRLCRDEKLAPEKTVFVSGIGCSSRLPHYMNTYGFHSLHGRALPIAEGVRLARPDLKVFVNMGDGDCCSIGAAHWIHAIRYNMNMTAMLHDNNIYGLTKKQASPTSPIGLKTNTTPRGSYLEALNPLTVTLGVSNVSFVAQVVDWIPKLLYQTLSAAYHHKGFSFVRIIQRCPEWLPTHMDEYLHDPQRVLLLHHENGLEIDSELAKRYTKMEEHDPSDLNRAREIASGSDPIPVGILYRNENVPLYEEVRADTRLRTTSLVKNGLEAEFDKFTIWPEGHARATA, encoded by the coding sequence ATGAATGAACTGAACGTATTGAATGGCGCCAACGGCGCAAGCATGGTTGCGCCAATGGCTGCGCCTATTAATGTAAATGACTGTCTGCTCCAACTCTACGAGGAGCACTATGAACTCGAGGACTACCAGAAGGGCGTGCCGCGCTGGTGTACCGGTTGCGGAGATAACGCGATTCTTACTGCCGTCCAGCGTCTGTGTCGCGACGAGAAGCTGGCACCCGAAAAGACGGTATTCGTGTCCGGGATCGGCTGCTCGAGCAGACTACCGCATTACATGAATACCTACGGGTTTCACAGCCTTCACGGCCGGGCATTGCCAATTGCTGAAGGCGTTCGGCTCGCACGGCCGGATCTCAAAGTGTTCGTGAACATGGGCGATGGTGACTGCTGCTCGATCGGCGCCGCGCATTGGATTCATGCGATCCGCTATAACATGAACATGACCGCCATGTTGCACGACAACAACATCTACGGTCTCACGAAAAAGCAGGCATCCCCGACTTCTCCGATCGGACTGAAGACAAACACGACGCCACGCGGAAGCTATCTTGAAGCGCTAAACCCGCTGACTGTGACACTTGGCGTATCCAATGTCTCGTTCGTCGCGCAGGTGGTGGATTGGATTCCGAAGCTGTTGTATCAGACGCTGTCGGCCGCCTATCATCACAAGGGTTTTTCGTTTGTGAGGATCATTCAGCGGTGCCCCGAATGGCTGCCGACGCACATGGACGAGTATCTGCATGATCCGCAGCGCGTGTTGCTTCTGCATCACGAGAACGGTCTTGAGATCGATTCCGAACTGGCCAAGCGGTACACCAAGATGGAAGAGCATGATCCATCCGACCTGAACCGTGCGAGAGAGATCGCTTCGGGCAGCGATCCGATCCCGGTAGGCATCCTATATCGGAACGAGAACGTGCCACTCTACGAGGAGGTCCGTGCCGACACACGGTTGCGAACGACCAGTCTGGTTAAGAATGGACTCGAGGCAGAGTTCGACAAGTTCACAATTTGGCCCGAAGGGCACGCTCGGGCAACTGCATAA
- a CDS encoding 2-oxoacid:acceptor oxidoreductase subunit alpha, with the protein MIAAGEVGTVKNGKAARKNAGVQAAGGVLARKVTRLSEHIVEIISDSGEGAQKCGQSFGAIVAQMGLGVWTTEIIPAEIRPPARSVAGASGNRIRIGSKHISNGGNETDLVIAFNEQVLLGRVRANELKPGCTILLESMWRDDRRIATTYADAVDQLLAAGFKVVEIPMDKECRKIVSDPRKGKNMFVLGILCGLYSLDLQTARDQVVLTFGKKSAKVIESNIALLDAGYAWADANLDFKYEVPATKSTEPQIVVNGNTALALGVLASGMEICAMYPITPATSTSHYLSDAFQEVGGVVHQAEDEIAACAFAIGASYAGKCTVTVTSGPGYSLKQEAIGLAVMGEIPLVVINVQRGGPSTGQPTKTEQGDLMTAIFGSHGDAPKVVIAPGTIEECFYSVITARKIAETFNMVVVILSDANLASSQQPFKRPMFDEAWLAPPIDQSAIPAGAKPYDWDPKTGLARRFIPGQPGGMHTLTGLAHDENSHVAYDAEINQRAMRARSLKLATLQKTLKPPTVFGDRTGDLLVIGWGSTKGAIEEAVEGLRQEGKKVSSTHLTFIQPMPPGIKEILAGFKKVITIENNWSDSPVDEMIDESNRRYSALAMLLRSRYLVDVDCWSECRGTPLKPNTVRRVILEAIA; encoded by the coding sequence ATGATAGCAGCAGGTGAAGTAGGTACCGTGAAGAATGGCAAGGCCGCGCGTAAAAACGCAGGCGTGCAGGCTGCCGGTGGCGTTCTGGCACGCAAAGTCACACGGCTTAGCGAACATATTGTCGAGATCATCAGCGATTCCGGCGAAGGCGCTCAGAAGTGTGGCCAGTCCTTTGGCGCGATCGTGGCCCAAATGGGCTTAGGCGTCTGGACGACCGAGATTATTCCAGCCGAAATCCGGCCTCCTGCTCGTAGCGTCGCCGGCGCGAGTGGAAACAGGATCCGCATCGGATCCAAGCACATATCGAATGGTGGCAACGAGACGGATCTCGTAATCGCATTTAATGAGCAGGTCCTTCTGGGCCGCGTTCGCGCGAACGAGCTGAAGCCGGGCTGTACGATCTTGTTGGAATCGATGTGGCGCGATGATCGTCGCATCGCCACGACATACGCTGATGCCGTCGACCAGCTGCTGGCCGCAGGCTTCAAGGTCGTCGAGATCCCGATGGATAAGGAATGCCGCAAGATTGTCTCTGACCCGCGCAAGGGCAAGAACATGTTTGTCCTTGGCATCTTGTGCGGATTGTACAGTCTCGATCTTCAGACTGCGCGCGATCAGGTTGTGCTTACGTTCGGCAAGAAGTCGGCGAAAGTCATTGAGAGCAACATTGCACTGCTCGATGCCGGTTATGCCTGGGCTGACGCGAATCTGGATTTCAAATACGAGGTGCCTGCCACCAAATCGACGGAGCCACAAATTGTCGTCAACGGCAATACCGCACTCGCTCTCGGCGTGCTCGCATCCGGAATGGAAATTTGTGCGATGTATCCGATCACACCCGCGACCTCAACATCGCACTACTTGAGCGATGCATTTCAGGAAGTCGGAGGAGTCGTGCATCAGGCCGAAGATGAGATCGCGGCATGCGCGTTCGCAATCGGAGCGTCCTATGCCGGCAAGTGTACGGTCACCGTCACATCCGGCCCCGGATATTCCCTGAAACAAGAGGCGATCGGACTTGCCGTGATGGGTGAGATTCCACTCGTGGTGATTAACGTTCAACGTGGCGGACCCAGCACTGGACAACCAACGAAGACCGAACAGGGCGACCTGATGACGGCGATCTTCGGCAGCCACGGGGATGCACCGAAAGTGGTGATCGCCCCGGGAACAATCGAGGAATGCTTCTACTCGGTCATCACCGCCCGAAAGATTGCCGAGACGTTCAACATGGTGGTCGTCATCCTTTCGGATGCGAACCTTGCGAGTTCACAACAGCCGTTCAAACGGCCCATGTTCGATGAAGCGTGGTTGGCGCCGCCCATCGACCAGAGCGCGATCCCTGCTGGCGCAAAGCCATACGATTGGGATCCGAAGACGGGCCTTGCGCGCCGGTTTATTCCGGGTCAGCCCGGTGGCATGCATACCCTGACCGGACTCGCACATGACGAGAACAGCCACGTCGCTTACGATGCCGAGATCAACCAGCGAGCGATGCGAGCGCGAAGCTTGAAGCTCGCGACACTCCAAAAGACTCTGAAGCCACCGACCGTATTCGGTGACCGCACCGGCGATCTGCTCGTCATCGGATGGGGCAGCACCAAAGGCGCGATCGAGGAAGCTGTGGAAGGATTAAGACAGGAAGGTAAGAAAGTATCCTCGACGCATCTGACCTTTATCCAGCCCATGCCACCCGGCATTAAGGAGATCCTGGCTGGATTCAAGAAGGTCATTACGATCGAGAACAACTGGTCGGACTCACCCGTGGACGAAATGATCGATGAGTCCAACCGCCGGTATTCGGCGCTCGCAATGCTGCTGCGCTCGCGATACCTGGTCGATGTTGATTGCTGGAGCGAGTGCCGTGGCACGCCACTCAAGCCCAACACCGTGCGCCGCGTAATCCTGGAGGCAATTGCATGA
- the gltA gene encoding NADPH-dependent glutamate synthase — MAKKRTVRTIHQERTPVRELDPFIRAHNFEEVNCGYGETEAIRESERCLFCPDPKCIEGCPVSINIPNFIQKLGERDFRGAYDVITATNLLPAVCGRVCPQENQCEGVCTVGETLESVAIGRLERFIGDLAITNGWVNKPYIQPSKNTDGAPFKIGIVGSGPSGMACAADMAKAGCDVTVFEAFHEAGGVLRYGIPDFRLPNLVVDAEIEKLKSLGVKFECNTLVGRLFTIEQMIEELGFHAVFIGTGAGYPTMLGVPGDSLNGVLSANELLTRCNLMRARDFPHVDTPLPLGKHVVVVGAGNTAMDALRVSKRLGAETVACVYRRSKAECPARAEEVHHAEQEGIEFHWLSNPIEILGDAEGSVRAIRCIRMELGEPDASGRRRPVPIPGSEFEIETDEVVYAIGTNANPIIGQTSKLKLNKRGYIETDSKLMTSLAGVFAGGDIVTGAATVIEAMGAGRKAARGMKAFLGIRDIGPLQRLATGDGCAPSLFGIDVREHNFTRVRVGA, encoded by the coding sequence ATGGCAAAGAAACGCACAGTCCGAACGATCCACCAGGAACGGACACCGGTACGAGAACTTGATCCTTTTATCCGCGCCCACAACTTTGAAGAGGTTAATTGCGGCTATGGAGAAACCGAAGCCATCCGCGAGTCCGAGCGGTGCCTCTTTTGCCCAGACCCGAAGTGCATCGAGGGCTGTCCCGTATCCATCAACATTCCAAATTTTATCCAAAAGCTCGGCGAGCGGGATTTCCGCGGAGCCTACGATGTCATTACTGCAACCAACCTGCTGCCTGCGGTTTGCGGAAGAGTGTGCCCGCAAGAGAACCAGTGCGAAGGCGTCTGCACGGTTGGCGAGACGTTGGAATCGGTCGCGATTGGCCGGTTGGAGCGATTCATCGGCGACCTGGCAATTACGAACGGTTGGGTGAACAAGCCATACATTCAGCCCAGCAAGAACACCGATGGTGCTCCATTTAAGATTGGAATCGTCGGCTCCGGACCCTCCGGGATGGCCTGTGCCGCCGACATGGCGAAAGCTGGATGCGATGTAACGGTCTTCGAAGCATTCCACGAAGCGGGCGGAGTTCTTCGGTACGGTATTCCTGATTTCCGGCTTCCAAATTTAGTCGTTGACGCAGAGATCGAAAAGCTGAAATCGCTCGGCGTCAAGTTCGAGTGCAATACCCTCGTCGGTCGGCTCTTTACCATTGAGCAGATGATCGAGGAGTTGGGATTCCATGCCGTGTTCATCGGAACAGGTGCAGGGTACCCAACGATGCTCGGAGTTCCGGGAGACTCGCTGAACGGTGTGCTCTCCGCGAACGAGCTTTTGACGCGCTGCAACCTGATGCGTGCACGGGATTTCCCGCATGTCGATACGCCCCTGCCACTCGGCAAGCATGTCGTCGTTGTCGGCGCAGGCAATACCGCGATGGACGCACTGCGCGTGAGCAAGCGCCTGGGAGCCGAGACCGTCGCTTGCGTCTATCGCCGTTCGAAGGCGGAGTGCCCTGCACGCGCCGAGGAAGTTCATCATGCCGAACAGGAGGGCATCGAATTTCACTGGCTCTCGAATCCGATTGAAATTTTGGGCGATGCCGAAGGATCGGTGCGAGCTATTCGCTGCATTCGGATGGAGCTTGGCGAACCAGATGCTTCTGGACGCCGCCGGCCAGTCCCGATACCCGGAAGCGAATTCGAGATCGAGACCGATGAAGTGGTCTATGCGATCGGAACGAACGCCAATCCGATCATCGGTCAAACGTCGAAGCTGAAGCTGAACAAGCGCGGCTACATCGAGACAGACAGCAAGCTTATGACATCGCTCGCCGGCGTTTTTGCTGGCGGCGATATCGTTACCGGCGCGGCGACGGTCATCGAAGCGATGGGAGCAGGCCGCAAGGCAGCCCGTGGTATGAAAGCGTTCTTAGGCATTCGCGATATCGGTCCGCTTCAGAGACTGGCAACTGGCGACGGTTGCGCTCCATCTTTATTCGGGATCGATGTTCGCGAGCATAATTTTACGAGAGTGAGGGTCGGTGCATGA
- a CDS encoding sulfide/dihydroorotate dehydrogenase-like FAD/NAD-binding protein, whose product MINKLSPVRPAYQPFEILTREDYSDVTYMLEVHHPQMARAAQPGQFVIVMSHATGERIPLTIADFNRDKGTITLVIQAVGKTTMEMRQTCQAGTALYGMAGPMGIPSHASTAKKVICVGGGLGVAPVYPQARALKESGAYVIGVLGYRNKDLIFWEDKFRAICDELIICTDDGSAGIKGFVTDGIKQAIAAHSDIQEVVAIGPPVMMKASAQATKEAGIKTMVSLNPIMVDGTGMCGGCRVKVGESVKFACVDGPDFDGHQVDFDDLMLRLRRYKEEERVATQRWSDSCRMNDDSIAAAGLAAAVS is encoded by the coding sequence GTGATAAATAAGTTATCCCCTGTTCGTCCTGCCTATCAACCATTTGAAATCCTTACGCGTGAGGATTATTCGGATGTCACGTATATGCTCGAGGTGCATCATCCCCAGATGGCCCGAGCTGCCCAACCCGGCCAGTTCGTGATAGTGATGTCCCATGCCACCGGTGAGCGTATCCCGCTCACCATAGCCGATTTCAATCGCGATAAAGGCACAATCACCCTCGTTATCCAAGCCGTCGGCAAGACGACCATGGAAATGCGACAGACCTGTCAGGCTGGAACCGCCCTTTATGGCATGGCCGGGCCGATGGGCATTCCAAGCCACGCCAGCACAGCCAAGAAGGTGATCTGCGTCGGTGGCGGGCTGGGTGTCGCTCCGGTGTATCCGCAGGCCCGCGCCCTCAAAGAGAGCGGCGCGTATGTCATCGGGGTGCTGGGTTATCGGAATAAGGACCTGATTTTTTGGGAAGACAAGTTTCGTGCGATCTGCGACGAACTGATTATCTGTACCGACGACGGCAGTGCAGGCATTAAGGGCTTTGTCACGGACGGCATCAAACAGGCCATTGCAGCACACTCCGACATCCAGGAAGTCGTGGCCATTGGTCCGCCCGTCATGATGAAGGCAAGCGCACAAGCGACCAAGGAAGCCGGCATCAAGACAATGGTGAGCCTGAATCCAATCATGGTGGATGGTACCGGAATGTGCGGTGGATGCCGCGTGAAGGTTGGCGAGAGCGTCAAGTTCGCTTGCGTCGATGGGCCAGACTTCGACGGCCATCAAGTGGATTTCGATGATTTGATGCTGCGGCTTCGACGCTACAAGGAAGAAGAGCGCGTCGCAACGCAGCGATGGTCCGATTCCTGCCGGATGAACGACGATAGTATTGCTGCCGCAGGATTAGCGGCTGCGGTCTCCTAA
- a CDS encoding FAD-dependent oxidoreductase has translation MKPTDTQNPDYFHKVVDCQWACPAHTNVPEYIRMIAQGRFSDAYMVNRESNVFPGILGRTCDRPCEPACRRERVDGKPVAICRLKRVAADHRDDISDRLPKIPTAKNGKRIACIGAGPASLTVANDLMPLGYEVTIFEAMDKPGGLMRSNIPSFRLPAHVLDEEIAMIVDMGVDVRYNSPVRSLKGLLNGDQSAVGLNGINPSSNNKSNSKRANAISPYEFEKFDAIFVGSGAPRGKDLELPGRKEAAANIHIGIDWLFSIAFEHIKSIGERVLIIGVGNTAMDCCRSSRRLGGKDIKVMARRPRKYFKASPWELEDAEEEGIEIVVNHSPKRFVIENGKLVGMEFERVEWNEGATESRIIDSVIIPCDDVILAIGQDNAFPWIERDLGIEFGKWDMPKVDEKTHMSTRPGVFFGGDAAWGPKNIIWAVEHGHQAAISIHNHCNEVPVTERPARGKNLVSVKMGLSEWSYHNNYDPAMRQKMTHVDLVERFKNLTTEVELGFNAEQTAHEVQRCLNCDMETVFFAPKCIECDACIDICPVQCLTITRDAPDENELRKHLSAPATNLDQALFVSEALKQTGRLMVKDEDICVHCGLCAERCPTFAWDMQKFDAIIPKAIDMKDLVMA, from the coding sequence GTGAAGCCCACAGACACACAGAATCCGGATTATTTTCATAAAGTAGTCGATTGCCAATGGGCGTGCCCGGCGCACACGAACGTGCCGGAGTATATCCGCATGATCGCGCAGGGGCGGTTTTCGGATGCCTACATGGTCAACCGCGAGTCGAACGTGTTTCCCGGAATTCTCGGACGCACGTGTGACCGTCCCTGCGAGCCGGCCTGCCGCCGCGAGCGCGTTGACGGCAAGCCCGTCGCGATTTGCCGCTTGAAGCGCGTCGCCGCCGATCATCGGGATGACATTTCGGATCGCCTCCCCAAAATTCCGACCGCGAAGAACGGCAAGCGCATCGCCTGTATCGGCGCGGGACCGGCATCGCTCACGGTCGCGAACGATCTCATGCCGCTGGGCTACGAAGTCACGATCTTCGAAGCGATGGATAAACCGGGTGGACTCATGCGCTCGAATATCCCCTCCTTCCGTCTGCCCGCACACGTGCTCGATGAAGAGATCGCGATGATTGTCGATATGGGCGTGGATGTCAGATATAATTCGCCAGTTAGGAGTCTCAAGGGACTGCTTAACGGCGACCAATCGGCCGTAGGGCTTAATGGCATCAACCCGTCTTCGAATAATAAATCAAATTCAAAACGGGCTAACGCCATTAGCCCCTACGAATTCGAAAAATTCGACGCGATTTTCGTTGGCTCCGGCGCACCACGCGGTAAAGATCTCGAACTTCCCGGACGCAAAGAGGCTGCCGCGAACATCCACATTGGCATCGACTGGCTGTTTTCGATTGCGTTCGAGCACATCAAGTCGATTGGCGAGCGCGTGCTCATCATTGGTGTCGGCAATACCGCGATGGACTGCTGCCGCTCCTCGCGCCGGCTCGGCGGCAAGGATATCAAAGTGATGGCGCGCCGTCCGCGCAAGTATTTCAAGGCCTCACCGTGGGAGCTCGAAGATGCCGAGGAAGAAGGCATCGAGATCGTTGTCAATCACTCGCCCAAGCGGTTTGTGATCGAGAACGGCAAACTCGTCGGCATGGAGTTCGAGCGCGTCGAGTGGAACGAGGGCGCGACCGAATCGCGCATCATTGACTCGGTCATCATTCCCTGTGATGATGTAATCCTTGCAATCGGTCAGGACAACGCCTTCCCTTGGATCGAGCGGGATCTCGGTATCGAATTCGGCAAGTGGGACATGCCAAAGGTTGATGAGAAGACACACATGTCCACGCGACCTGGCGTGTTCTTTGGCGGCGATGCGGCCTGGGGACCAAAGAATATTATCTGGGCTGTCGAGCACGGCCATCAAGCTGCGATCTCGATACACAATCATTGCAACGAGGTCCCGGTGACCGAGCGTCCGGCGCGTGGCAAGAACCTCGTGAGCGTGAAGATGGGCCTCAGCGAGTGGTCGTATCACAACAACTACGATCCTGCGATGCGTCAGAAGATGACGCACGTCGATCTTGTCGAACGCTTCAAAAATCTCACAACGGAAGTAGAGCTTGGTTTTAATGCCGAGCAGACAGCACACGAAGTCCAGCGCTGCCTGAACTGCGACATGGAGACGGTCTTCTTCGCGCCGAAGTGTATCGAATGTGATGCCTGCATCGACATTTGTCCGGTGCAGTGCCTGACGATCACGCGCGATGCCCCGGATGAGAACGAGCTCCGAAAACATCTTTCCGCACCAGCAACGAATCTCGATCAGGCGCTTTTCGTCAGCGAGGCCCTGAAGCAAACCGGCCGTCTAATGGTCAAGGACGAAGACATTTGTGTTCATTGTGGTCTCTGTGCCGAACGCTGCCCAACTTTTGCGTGGGACATGCAGAAGTTTGATGCGATCATTCCGAAAGCGATTGACATGAAGGATCTGGTAATGGCGTAG
- a CDS encoding T9SS type A sorting domain-containing protein has protein sequence MKYFVTLFLLLFAVSARTQITLEHSYQNTTDNGFCLVEVDSGVWKYVSFNRKDSISIFNLDHSLDRVILVPSDLWIRIQMIAKHLFALDSSYQVLLSSYPTQGLRAFKEDGTVLFSCDTCYLGAVQASQEIEGAVLGIRSTPGGTKMIVGRGFADSIVEVYSLPGKLPPCPQKAGIINASSSLPDAVLPTSAYPNPASGRVRIAYDLPKGVASGEMILTSEDGREVKRYHVTNVFSDLLIEATDLPSGSYFYKLVTDKGESPSKRIVWMK, from the coding sequence ATGAAATACTTCGTTACACTTTTTCTTCTGCTGTTCGCCGTCTCGGCGCGGACGCAGATCACGCTGGAGCATAGCTATCAAAATACGACTGACAATGGATTTTGCTTGGTCGAAGTGGATTCTGGAGTTTGGAAGTATGTAAGTTTCAACAGAAAGGATTCAATATCGATCTTCAATCTCGATCATTCCCTTGATCGCGTCATTCTTGTCCCATCAGATCTCTGGATTCGAATCCAAATGATTGCGAAGCATCTTTTTGCACTTGATAGCTCTTATCAAGTCCTCTTGTCAAGCTATCCGACACAAGGATTGCGAGCTTTCAAGGAGGATGGCACGGTTCTGTTCTCTTGCGATACGTGCTATTTGGGCGCCGTTCAAGCTTCCCAAGAAATTGAGGGAGCCGTCTTGGGCATCAGATCCACCCCAGGTGGAACGAAGATGATTGTAGGTAGAGGTTTCGCAGACTCAATTGTAGAAGTCTATTCCCTCCCGGGCAAACTCCCGCCCTGCCCACAAAAAGCGGGAATCATCAATGCCTCCTCATCACTGCCCGATGCCGTGCTTCCCACTTCCGCCTATCCCAATCCCGCGAGCGGCCGCGTGCGCATCGCGTACGATCTGCCGAAAGGCGTCGCGAGCGGCGAAATGATACTCACGAGCGAGGATGGCCGCGAGGTGAAGCGGTATCACGTGACGAATGTCTTCAGCGATCTCTTGATCGAAGCCACCGATCTCCCGAGCGGCTCCTATTTCTATAAGCTCGTAACGGACAAAGGCGAAAGCCCGTCCAAGCGGATCGTCTGGATGAAGTAA